Below is a genomic region from Methanococcus vannielii SB.
TTTGGATTTATTGGTGGAGCATTAATAGGTTCAATCTTATTCCACATTGTAGGGCTTTTACCCCTATTTCCTTGGATACTTACAAAAGGAGTTACTGCAATTCCAGGGGGGGCCGCAGGTGGATTAGGTTTTATGCCAAACCTCGTTGCAGCACTTATCGGGGGTTTTGGAGTAGGTTTCCTGTCAATAATTCAGGGCGGTTGTCCATTTAGAAACTTTATAATGGCAGGAGAAGGGAACCAAACTGCAATCATGTATATAATTGGTTTAGCAGTTGGTGCAGTAATCTACCACCAGTGGGCACTTTCATTCATACAGTCAATACTTGCATAATTACTAAATACTAAGTATTATATTATTTATTATACCATTTGATATACTATTTTTTTATCAGCACTTTTTTACTTTGGTGAAAATATGTCCTCATTTTTTAATAAGTTAAAGTCGGTTTTGGAACCTAAAAAAGAATTTAAAGTAGGAAAAGGATTAATAATATTTAAAAGCGTAAGGGATGCAATGAAGGCTGAAAAAATTTTAAAAAACTATTCTGCAAAAGTAGTTGCTCCTCCGCATGAAATACGGGAAGGTTGTGACCTTGCAGTGGAATACGAAGTTTTAGAAGAAACAGGAATAAAAAGGGAACTTAAAAAAAATAAATTAGTTCCATTAAAATTTATTTCACTTGATGGGCAGTTAATGGAACCTTTAGATATCGTTAAAGTAAAAGAAATCCAAGGATTTACAATGGTAAGATCTGGAAATATGAAAATAACAATAGATGGTACCGGAAAGATAGTAAACATTTCTGGAGGGGGCTGTCCTGATGTTCCTTATCTTAATTTACAGTTGATTGGTAGAAACATTTTAGAAATTAATGAAAATGAAACTCCAAAAGCTTTAGGGTACACTTTATGTGCCTATACATTAAATAAAGCATTTGAAGAGGCTAAAAAAATATTTAGCGGTGAATAATATGATGGTTGCAGGAGCAATGCCCATAAAAGGTATGGAACTTGTTAAAGGCCAAGTACATATTGAAAAAAATAAGATATTTGTTAAAAATAAAGAATTTCCAATTACAATGGGCAGTGGAGCCCTCGTTGGGGCAGCATTTAAAACATTGGAATATTTTGGAATGGAAAAAGAGCTAATTTTTTTAACTGCGGGAGATGTGGGGGAAGGTGAGGGTAGTTTAAAAATTTATCGGGATTTAAATGAAATTACGGAAGAAATAACAATTATTCATTATATAAAACCAAAAATTTCAGAAATTTTAAACGTAGATTTTTCCAAAACCGTTATCGGCGATGCAGGAGGGATGTATGCTGGAAAGGCTGCAGGTATTGGGGATAAATTTCGAATGTTTTTTCCAGATGTAGGCGAACTTGCATTTTTAGCAGATGATAAGTCATCACATCCTGCGTACGTTAGAGGATTTATATCTAAAATAGATGATTTAGACGTTCCAAAACTAATTGAAATGGCGTATTTTCAAAAAATGCCCGACAATATGGTTGTAAAAGGGGAAAAAGACTATATTGTACAGTGCGGAAAAATCATTGACCATGTGGCAAATCCAAAGTTTGAAGCAATGGAATGCATCGGGGGAACTGGAGATACGCTAACAGGAATTACTACGTCATTAATTGCATGTGGATTTAAAATAGAGGAAGCATCGATATTGGGGTGTAAATTAAATCGTAAATTGGGCGAAATTGTAAATCCAAAACCCGATACAAAGATATACGAAATTATAAAAAAAATTCCTGAAGCCCTAAAAGAATTTAAACTCTAAAAAAAGTAAAAAAATGAAAAATAATTACATATATTTTTCTGCCATATCGCCAATTACGGGTAATTTATACATTTCCCCTTTGTAAGCCTTAAACATACAGAAAAACCAGATTATTAAGCTTGCAGGCATTAATAGTAAACCGAGTAACCATCCTATAATTGGAATAAATGCAAGAACAATACTTAAAACAAATATTGCTGCTGAAACTATTATCGACTGCATTGCATGAAATTTAACAAAAGAACTCTCTTTTTCGATAACTAACAAGATACCGCCTGAAACAAATCCTAAAAGGTATGCTAAAACTGCTTCGTGATTTTCTTCAAGACCTAACGATGTCATCTTTTCCCCTTTTTAATATTTTTACTAACAAAATATGTATTATAATATTGTATCACTAATATATAAATCCAAGGTATGCACCTATACTCCAAAACATAGCAAAAAAAATTCTAATATGGATTAAAATTTAAAAACATATAAAAATATGTGGACATTTATTACAGGTATTTTTCAGCAATGTCGCCAATAATTGGGAATTTATATTTTTCACCTTGGTATGATTTTATTATTCCAACTATCCATAATGCCAATGAAATTAGACTTAATAACATTCCCAAAATTCCCCCAATATAAGGAATATATCCAAAAACTAGACTTAACGCAAAAATTAAACCAAAGCATATAATGGATTGCATTGCATGAAATTTAACAAATTTACTCTGTTTCCAGTAGTAAAACTATAATTCCAGATAGGAATCCTAAAAGGTATGCTAAAATTGCTGCGTGATTTTCTTTTAAACCGAATAATGCCATTATATTCCCCCTTAGCGGTTTATAATTAAAATATGTATTTAAGGGGCATATATAATCAATTAGTTTGTATTGCATTTAAACATTTTACCAAAAAGTTTAAATATTAAAACACCTTATTTCATTTTGCTTTGAAAGGCATTGGAAATTCAGATAAAATCATTCTAAGGTTTCCTCGAATAAGTTGCAGTATAGGGCAGTGGCTCAGCCTGGTTAGAGTGCTCGGCTGATAACCGAGTGGCCCGGGGTTCGAATCCCCGCTGCCCTACTTTTTATTTTAAAAATATTAATTTGTATATCTAAATGTTATACTTAAAAATTATTAAAAAATAAATTAAGGTTTAAATTTAGATAGTTCTGTTCTAAGCTTTAAATTTTCTGTAAAGCTTATTAAATCCCCGTGAGTTTTTTCCAGTATACTTCTTGAAACGTCTTGTTTTCTTCTTAGTCCGTCTATTAAATTATAATAGTCAAATTTCATTGTAAAATCATAAATATTTTCCATGTGGAAAAAATAACACTCTGCATTTTTAAAGTCGTCTTCTTTAATTGATTCGAGTATTTTTCTCCTAAGTTCCCCAATAACATCACAAAGTCCCAATATATAATTCTCTATTGAAACATTTTTAAAGTTAGAGTAATTTAAAAACCGATTTTCAAAAACTAAGTGATAATAAACCTTGGCTTCAACGTATTCCTGTTCTGGAGCTTGTAGATATTTGATAAATTCGGGATGATCCAAACATAAATTTGAAATACCTAAAAGTTTATCTTCAAGTTCAAAAAAACTGACTTGTTCACGTTTCTGAATTTTTCGAATAATTATTGAAGAATCCTTAACAATATCTCTTGAAATTTTTAAAATTTTTTCCCTTTTTTCGTTCTTTTTTTCAAAATATTCTATCATAAAGCTCATGTTTTCCATTCAATCACCATTTTATCGTTAAAATTATATTTTATACCAATAAATATCTCTTTTTTAAGATATATAGTGATTGAATTTA
It encodes:
- a CDS encoding YeeE/YedE thiosulfate transporter family protein gives rise to the protein MDIYQYLPAIGTLVFGTLLGYLGQRSALCFCGGLRDFSLMKDTWLLKGLFGFIGGALIGSILFHIVGLLPLFPWILTKGVTAIPGGAAGGLGFMPNLVAALIGGFGVGFLSIIQGGCPFRNFIMAGEGNQTAIMYIIGLAVGAVIYHQWALSFIQSILA
- a CDS encoding DUF3343 domain-containing protein gives rise to the protein MSSFFNKLKSVLEPKKEFKVGKGLIIFKSVRDAMKAEKILKNYSAKVVAPPHEIREGCDLAVEYEVLEETGIKRELKKNKLVPLKFISLDGQLMEPLDIVKVKEIQGFTMVRSGNMKITIDGTGKIVNISGGGCPDVPYLNLQLIGRNILEINENETPKALGYTLCAYTLNKAFEEAKKIFSGE
- a CDS encoding DUF4870 domain-containing protein, with product MTSLGLEENHEAVLAYLLGFVSGGILLVIEKESSFVKFHAMQSIIVSAAIFVLSIVLAFIPIIGWLLGLLLMPASLIIWFFCMFKAYKGEMYKLPVIGDMAEKYM
- a CDS encoding translin family protein, with product MENMSFMIEYFEKKNEKREKILKISRDIVKDSSIIIRKIQKREQVSFFELEDKLLGISNLCLDHPEFIKYLQAPEQEYVEAKVYYHLVFENRFLNYSNFKNVSIENYILGLCDVIGELRRKILESIKEDDFKNAECYFFHMENIYDFTMKFDYYNLIDGLRRKQDVSRSILEKTHGDLISFTENLKLRTELSKFKP
- a CDS encoding NAD(P)H-hydrate dehydratase — encoded protein: MMVAGAMPIKGMELVKGQVHIEKNKIFVKNKEFPITMGSGALVGAAFKTLEYFGMEKELIFLTAGDVGEGEGSLKIYRDLNEITEEITIIHYIKPKISEILNVDFSKTVIGDAGGMYAGKAAGIGDKFRMFFPDVGELAFLADDKSSHPAYVRGFISKIDDLDVPKLIEMAYFQKMPDNMVVKGEKDYIVQCGKIIDHVANPKFEAMECIGGTGDTLTGITTSLIACGFKIEEASILGCKLNRKLGEIVNPKPDTKIYEIIKKIPEALKEFKL